The DNA window GGCATGCGACCTCGTCGGCGTGCAGCGGAGTGTCGTGATCGAATCCGGCCAGCGATATATAGCATTTCCGCATCAGCGCCATGGTCTAGACCACCGTGTTCGGATTGATCCACTGCACCAGGACCAAGGCATGCCCGCGGGTAACAGCCGGTCCGACCGCATTAGACGTACCTGGGGATACAGAAAAGAGGGTTCGACTCCGGGCACTGACATCTTGCGGATCGGCCGGTAAGGGCCGCCGCGTATCGGAGCGTTTCTCGCTTTAGTCGTCAGCGCCGTAGAAGTGCCGTCGGCGCGTACTCGTCGAAAGGTTTGCGCGATGACCATCATGTTCTCGACGGCGCGGTGTCTCGGGTTGGTCATGTTGCTGCTGGGACTGGCCACACCGGCCGCGGCGACACCGACGGCTCCGGAACTGGGGCACGCGGGTCGCTGGCTTACCGACAAACAGGGCCGGGTGGTCACCTTGCACGGCGTGAATATGGTCTACAAGTACCCGCCGTACTTCCCCGCAGCGGGAGGTTTCGGGGAGAACGACGCCCAGTTCCTGGCGGAGAACGGTTTCAACGCGGTCCGGCTGGGTTTCGCATGGAACGCGGTCGAGCCGCGGCCCGGCATTTACGACGACAACTACATCGCGCAGATCGAGCAGACCCAGCAGCTGCTGGCCCGGTACAACATCTACAGCCTTGTCGTATCCCATCAGGACGCGTTCAACGAGTCGGTGGGCGCGAGTTGGAGTGGGTTCCCCGACTGGGCGACGTTCACCGACGGGTTCCCATTGCAGCCCAACCCAGGCTTTCCGTTGGTCTACTTGACGAGCCCCGCACAAAATCAAACGTGGGCGAACTTCTGGCACGATCACGCCGCGCCCGATGGCGTCGGACTGCAGGAACACTATGCGGCCATGTGGGCGCATGTCGCGCAACGCTTCGCAGACGAGCCGTACGTGCTGGGCTACGACCTGATCAATGAGCCGTGGCCCGGTTGGGAATACCCGACCTGCATTCCGCATGGCTGCCCCCAGTTCGAGCGCGGTGCGCTCGCGACGTTCGAAGCGAAAGTGATGAACGCCATCCGCCGAGTCGACCCGAAACACCAGCTGTTCTACGAGCCGTCCATGACCAACGACTTCGGTACGCCGGTCTGGATGCCGAATCCCACCGGCGATCCGAACGCGGGGTTGAGCTTTCACGACTACTGCTTCGGCCAGAACGACAACTGCCCGAGCAACGGATTGGATCGCGCCGCCGCGGACGGCGTTGTCGGGCTGGTGACCGAGTTCGGCGCGACCAAGGATTCGGCGAAGCTGACTCGTCTCGCCGATACATTCGACGACAACATGGTTTCCTGGCTGTTTTGGTCCCAACCGCAGAATCAGACACCTCGTCATCCCCAGGAGCCACCGACCGGACCCAACCTGATAGACCCGGCGATCATCCGGCCATATCCACGTGCAATCGCAGGCACCCCGCTGCAGTGGCACTACGACAGCGCGACTGGGACGTTCACCATCCGATACAACGACCGCCGCGCCGATTCCGGGCAACCGTTCCCCAGTGAAGCCCGCACCGAGGTATATCTGCCGCAGAGCAACTACCCCGACGGCTACCAGGTCGAAATCCAGGGCGCCGACGTCGTGTCGGTGCCCGATGCCCAGCTACTTCAACTCACCACCAGCCCCGGACAGGACACCGTGCAAGTGACGGTGACGCGACGGTAACCGGCACCGAGGCCACCTGAGGTTCTCACCGACAGCGTTACCGGTTCCTGAGCAGTCCGAGCGCGTCGCGGGCCACGTCCCAAACATGTGTCAGGTTCCTTGATATTCATTGGCTATGACAACCCCTCATGATTTCGAATTCGAAGAAATCTACCGAGGTACCGGCGGCCCGTTCGGGCCGGGCGTCAAGCCGCCGTGGAGTATCGGGGAACCCCAGCCGGAACTCGCCGCGCTGATCGAGCAGGGCAGATTCCATGGCGATGTCCTCGATGTCGGATGCGGGGAAGCGGCGATCTCGCTGCATCTGGCCGAGCGGGGCTTCACCACCGTTGGCCTGGATCTGTCGCCGACCGCGGTCGAGCTGGCCCGCGCCGAGGCCGCCAGGCGTGGCCTGGTCAACGCCTCCTTCGAGGTCGCCGACATCGCCTCCTTCACCGGCTACGACGGCCGCTTCGGCACCATCGTCGACAGCACCTTGTTCCATTCGATCCCGGTCGAGTCACGGGAGGGCTATCAGCAGTCGATTGTGCGCGCCGCCGCGCCGGGCGCGGCGTATTTCGTGCTGGTGTTCGACCGGGCCGCCCTGCCCGAAGTGCCTGAACCGGGTCCATCGCCGGTCACCGCCGACGAGCTTCGTGAGGTGGTGTCGAAGTACTGGGTGATCGATGAGATCAGGCCGGCGCGAATCCATGGCGATCTGCCTGCGGTGTTGCCGGCGGACACGGGTTTCCGGTTCGAGGGTATGCGCGACGAACCCAGTGGCCGCAAGTCGGTTCCGGCCTGGCTGCTGTCGGCCCATCTGGACTGATCCCGCCACACGGGATCGTGGGGTGCGTTGCCCGGGCCGGATGCGTCGGGTGTCGGGTGTGGCTCTCAGGCATCTGCCTGGTGTGTGGCTTACTTCGATTGGCCGCCCGACACCCCTCGCCGATTCGGCTGTTGATTGAGCATTGCGAACCAGTCGCTGTGTAGGGATTAGGACAGCGAGGTCGTCTGTGGTGCAACAGGTTTGGTGAGCTCGGTGTACTCCGGAAGCCGCTTGATCTGCTGGCCGTAGAAGTCCAAAATGTTCCAACGCAGCCACCTACCTCCGACCCATGCCCTAGACAGCGGTTGTGTCATCCGAGTTGAGGGAAACAAGGCCGCAGTAGCCCAGATCTGCGCCCGCCTGGACGGCTTGCCCCCTCGCGATCGAGTTGGCCGCCGCACGCCTGCGCTCTATGTCGCCAGAACAGATCCTGCGACATCTCGATGACCGCTACTCGTTACTCACCCGCGGAAGTCATAGTGCACCGACGCGGCAGCAGACGCTGCAATGGTGTATCGACTGGAGCTATGAGCTGTGTGCCCCGGCCGAACAGCGGTTGTGGGCTCGCTTCTCGGTGTTTGCCGGCAGCTTCGAACTCGACGCCGTCGAGCAGGTCTCCGGCGCGGACCTGGCACCGCAGAGTGCGCTCGATGTGCTGACCTCTCTAGTGGACAAGTCGATCCTGGTCCGGGCGGACACGGTCGTGCGCTTCCCGCATGTTCGAAACACTGCGCGACTACGGCCGACAGAAGCTACAAGAGACTGGCGAATACCAGCACCTGCGCCGACGGCAGCTTCGCCCTCATCCGCGGCAACGTCACCCGCGCATGCTCCTCTCTCGAGCGCGCGGTTCTCTCGAGCGCGCG is part of the Nocardia sp. NBC_00565 genome and encodes:
- a CDS encoding cellulase family glycosylhydrolase, producing MTIMFSTARCLGLVMLLLGLATPAAATPTAPELGHAGRWLTDKQGRVVTLHGVNMVYKYPPYFPAAGGFGENDAQFLAENGFNAVRLGFAWNAVEPRPGIYDDNYIAQIEQTQQLLARYNIYSLVVSHQDAFNESVGASWSGFPDWATFTDGFPLQPNPGFPLVYLTSPAQNQTWANFWHDHAAPDGVGLQEHYAAMWAHVAQRFADEPYVLGYDLINEPWPGWEYPTCIPHGCPQFERGALATFEAKVMNAIRRVDPKHQLFYEPSMTNDFGTPVWMPNPTGDPNAGLSFHDYCFGQNDNCPSNGLDRAAADGVVGLVTEFGATKDSAKLTRLADTFDDNMVSWLFWSQPQNQTPRHPQEPPTGPNLIDPAIIRPYPRAIAGTPLQWHYDSATGTFTIRYNDRRADSGQPFPSEARTEVYLPQSNYPDGYQVEIQGADVVSVPDAQLLQLTTSPGQDTVQVTVTRR
- a CDS encoding class I SAM-dependent methyltransferase translates to MTTPHDFEFEEIYRGTGGPFGPGVKPPWSIGEPQPELAALIEQGRFHGDVLDVGCGEAAISLHLAERGFTTVGLDLSPTAVELARAEAARRGLVNASFEVADIASFTGYDGRFGTIVDSTLFHSIPVESREGYQQSIVRAAAPGAAYFVLVFDRAALPEVPEPGPSPVTADELREVVSKYWVIDEIRPARIHGDLPAVLPADTGFRFEGMRDEPSGRKSVPAWLLSAHLD